One stretch of Cohnella algarum DNA includes these proteins:
- a CDS encoding M23 family metallopeptidase — MDVSGLIKKKVLWWVIGSLGAAGIAIALLVMLLVFALLGVLVSSSDSSSMEGIPVPENQTFDIPAPLLPIYIRAENEQASWARLAAIHKITTDFGAEQAKRIDTIGGLGFPRLLWEAYKTDGDGDGKIDPDNPFDAIFSLANYLRLSTLDPDAALEAWFLNPNDAVHVRAKEAEYAAMLIMPRNWLWPVIGYMTISSPYGMRIDPVSGETGVFHDGIDIPAPHGTPVVAAQNGTVIQVVRSNSGYGNLVRLQHGGGIQSFYAHLSGIGVRRSQQVLRGEVIGWVGSTGKSTGPHLHFGMSQNGQSVDPQSYWND; from the coding sequence ATGGACGTTAGCGGCCTGATCAAGAAAAAGGTGCTTTGGTGGGTGATCGGAAGCTTGGGGGCTGCCGGCATTGCGATCGCGCTCTTGGTGATGCTGCTGGTTTTTGCGCTGCTCGGCGTGCTGGTCAGTTCATCGGATTCCTCTTCCATGGAAGGGATTCCGGTGCCGGAAAATCAGACCTTCGATATTCCCGCTCCGCTGCTGCCGATCTATATTCGGGCCGAAAACGAACAGGCCTCCTGGGCGCGTCTGGCGGCGATTCACAAGATTACGACCGATTTCGGAGCCGAACAAGCGAAACGAATCGATACGATCGGCGGTTTGGGCTTCCCACGGTTGTTGTGGGAAGCGTACAAGACGGACGGCGACGGAGACGGCAAGATCGATCCGGACAATCCGTTTGACGCGATCTTTTCGCTAGCTAATTATTTGCGGTTGTCCACCCTTGATCCGGATGCGGCGCTGGAAGCATGGTTTTTAAACCCGAACGATGCGGTGCACGTTCGGGCAAAGGAAGCGGAGTACGCCGCCATGCTGATCATGCCGCGAAACTGGCTGTGGCCGGTCATTGGGTATATGACCATTTCCAGTCCGTACGGCATGCGGATCGACCCGGTGTCGGGCGAAACCGGCGTGTTCCATGACGGGATCGACATCCCCGCGCCGCACGGCACGCCGGTCGTTGCGGCCCAAAACGGGACGGTGATTCAGGTGGTCAGGAGCAACTCCGGGTATGGCAATCTCGTCCGTTTGCAGCATGGCGGAGGCATCCAGAGCTTTTACGCCCATTTGTCGGGCATTGGTGTCCGCCGAAGTCAGCAGGTGTTGCGCGGCGAGGTGATCGGCTGGGTAGGCAGCACGGGGAAATCGACCGGACCGCATCTTCATTTTGGCATGTCGCAAAATGGGCAATCGGTGGACCCGCAAAGCTATTGGAACGATTAA
- a CDS encoding DNA cytosine methyltransferase, translating into MQLWGPCIDLFCGAGGLSCGFAQAGFNIRVGIDVDASALLTFERNHPQALAIKEDVTRLTGEKTVTAHLSKDVDLAHPGMLPNHAGHLFPNVREESRYDQTNRRAGWDDPSFTITAHSRSAGLHPNHGPVPADPAHILHLVSLADADGVIPLEALEAAMPTRIRGLKGRQKVGSWQKPNPTITANAGFYAGAHYHPELTRPRRFTVRECARIQSFPDTFVFYGSLSAQYRQVGNAVPPKLAYALARQIARALSLL; encoded by the coding sequence ATGCAGCTTTGGGGACCGTGCATCGATTTGTTTTGCGGCGCGGGCGGGTTATCGTGCGGCTTTGCGCAAGCGGGTTTCAATATTCGTGTCGGCATCGATGTGGATGCGTCCGCGCTGCTTACGTTTGAGCGCAACCATCCGCAGGCGCTGGCCATCAAGGAAGACGTCACCCGTTTGACGGGAGAAAAAACGGTAACCGCGCATTTGTCGAAGGATGTCGATCTCGCCCATCCGGGGATGCTGCCGAACCATGCCGGTCATCTTTTTCCCAATGTGCGGGAAGAGAGCCGCTATGATCAGACGAACCGCAGGGCGGGATGGGACGATCCTTCCTTTACGATTACCGCGCACAGCCGTTCGGCGGGGCTGCATCCGAATCACGGGCCGGTGCCGGCGGATCCGGCGCACATTCTGCATCTGGTTTCGCTGGCGGATGCGGACGGGGTTATCCCGCTGGAGGCGCTGGAAGCGGCCATGCCGACAAGGATCCGGGGGCTCAAAGGACGCCAAAAAGTCGGTTCGTGGCAAAAACCGAATCCGACCATTACGGCGAATGCCGGTTTTTATGCCGGGGCGCATTATCATCCGGAGCTGACCCGTCCCCGGCGTTTTACGGTGCGCGAGTGTGCCCGGATACAATCTTTCCCGGACACATTCGTGTTTTACGGGAGCTTGAGCGCACAGTACCGCCAGGTCGGCAATGCCGTGCCGCCCAAGCTGGCCTATGCGCTGGCGCGGCAAATCGCCAGGGCTTTATCGCTTTTGTAA
- a CDS encoding DNA adenine methylase, which yields MLKSPIRWQGGKSRLREDIIRRFPPHVLYAEVFGGGGWVLFGKERSKVEVYSDINAELVNFFRVIQEDWEALAKRFEWALYARDEFVRILNRRDEERDPVTRAYDFYYRVYSHFGGKYNDCDDWGYTRTKPAYDLSKVKEKFKLAHERLIGVYIENRSFEEVIPRYDSPDSFFYCDPPYLGLSGYLYKFDETHHRKLRELLGGIKGKFLLSINDHPLIREWYAPYVIEEVETRYTIAKQLKGRQPAKELLISNYKPAAGDKKIL from the coding sequence TTGCTGAAAAGTCCGATTCGCTGGCAAGGCGGCAAGTCGCGGTTGCGCGAGGACATTATCCGCCGGTTCCCGCCGCATGTGCTGTACGCGGAAGTGTTCGGCGGCGGGGGCTGGGTGCTGTTCGGAAAAGAACGGTCGAAGGTGGAAGTGTATTCAGACATCAACGCGGAGCTTGTCAATTTTTTCAGAGTCATTCAGGAAGATTGGGAGGCGCTCGCCAAAAGGTTCGAGTGGGCGCTGTATGCCCGCGATGAGTTTGTGCGCATCCTGAACCGGCGGGACGAGGAGCGCGATCCCGTTACCCGCGCTTACGATTTCTATTACCGGGTTTATTCCCATTTCGGCGGAAAATACAACGACTGTGACGATTGGGGGTACACCCGCACCAAACCGGCTTACGACCTGAGCAAGGTCAAGGAAAAGTTCAAACTGGCGCATGAGCGGCTGATCGGCGTGTACATCGAAAACCGGTCGTTCGAAGAAGTTATCCCGCGATACGATTCGCCGGATAGCTTTTTTTATTGCGATCCGCCGTATCTCGGACTTTCCGGTTACCTGTACAAGTTCGATGAAACGCATCACCGGAAATTGCGCGAGTTGCTCGGCGGCATCAAGGGCAAGTTTTTACTCAGCATCAACGACCACCCGCTCATCCGGGAATGGTACGCGCCATACGTGATTGAGGAAGTGGAAACGCGCTACACGATCGCCAAACAACTGAAAGGGCGGCAGCCGGCAAAGGAACTGCTCATTTCCAATTATAAGCCCGCTGCCGGAGACAAGAAGATCTTATGA